The region GGCGCGCTGCGCGTCGGCGACCGGTTGCCCGCCGAGCGGGACCTGGCGGGCATGCTCGGCGTCAGCCGGGCCGCGGTGCGCGAGGCGCTGCGCGCGCTGGAGGCGCAGGGCGTGCTGCGCATGTCGGTGGGCACCGGGCCGGAGTCGGGCACGATCGTGGCCGCGATGCCGAGCCAGGCGCTCACCCGGTTCCTGCGGCTGCACGTCGCGCTGGCCAACTTCCCGATGCACAACGTCGTCGAGGCGCGCGTGATGCTCGAGCGCGAGAGCGCGCGCAACGCCGCCCTCCGGGCCACTGCCGAGGACCTGGAGGAGCTGGCCGGGCTGCTCGACGCGATGGACGAGGCCGGCTCGGACCGGGAGCGCTTCAACGAGCTGGACACCGCCTTCCACGTGGCGATCGCCGAGGCGGGAGGCAACCGCCTGGTCGCCGACATGACGATCGCCATCCGGGAGTCGATGCGCCGACCGCTGCTGCGGGCGTTCGTCGAGCTGGGCGAGTCGTGGCCGTCGGTCGCCGACGGCCTGCGCGACGACCACCGCGCGATCCACCAGGCGTTGCGGGACCGCGACGAGGCGCTGGCCGAGCAGCGGATGGTCGAGCACATCCGGGGCTTCTACGCCCGGGTCCCCGGCACCGCCGGCTTCGGCTGACCGGACCGCTCAGCGCGCGAGCGGGTTCGCCCCGGAAGGCGCCATCCGCAGGTCGGCCCCGATGCGGGCGGCGGTCTCCAGCAGCGGCGGTAGGAACACCTGCCGGGCGTGGGTGTCGCTGGTTCGCGCGGCGTGCGAGGAGACGTTGATCGCGGCCACCACGCGGTCGCTCTTGCCGCGGATCGGTGCGGCGATCGAGCGCAGTCCCGCCTCGAGCTCCTGGTCGACCAGCGACCACCCCTGCGCCCGGATGCGTTCGAGCTCGCGGCGCAGGCCGGAGGCGGTGGTGATGGTGTGCGGTGCGAGCTGCTCGAGCTGGACCTGGTCGAAGTAGGCGTCGAGCTCCTCCTCGGGCAGGTGGGCGAGCATCACCCGGCCCATCGAGGTGGCGTAGGCCGGGAACCGGGTGCCGATGTTGATCGAAACCGTCATGATCCGCGAGGTGGGCACGCGGGCGACGTAGACGATGTCGGTGCCGTCGAGCACCGACACCGACGCCGACTCGTGCACCTCGGCGACCAGCCGCTCCAGGTGCGGCTGGGCGATCTCGGGCAGGGAGACGCTCGAGAGGTAGGCGAAGCCGAGCTCGAGCACGCGGGGGGTGAGGCCGAAGACCCGCCCGTCGGTCCAGACGTAGCCCAGGTGCACCAGCGTGTGCAGGAACCGCCGGGCGGCGGCCCGCGAGAGGCCGGTCGCGCGGGCGACCTCGCTGAGCGACATCTGCGGGTGCGACTCGTTGAACGCGCGGATCACCAGCAGTCCGCGCGCGAGCGACTGCACGTAACCGGTGGTCGGCTCGGTGGTCTCGTCCAACGTCGTCTCCTCGCGGTGCTCGTCGACCGGTCAGCTCCCGGTCTCCTCCCGCACGATCGTATTGGCGATCGCGAAGGCGCGGTTCGCGCGGGGCACCCCGGCGTAGACCGCGACGTGCATCAGCACCTCGCGGATCTGCTCGGGGCTCACCCCGTTGCGGCGCGCGGCGCGCACGTGCATCGCGAACTCCTCCTCGCAGCCGGTGGCGGCCAGGACGGCGAGCGTCAGCATGCTGCGCGTGGGCCGGTCGACGCCGTCGCCGCTCCACAGTTCACCCCAGGCGTAGTGGGTGATGAACTCCTGGAACGGGGCGGTGAACTCGGTGGTGCCCTCGACGGCCCGGTCCACGTGGGCGTCCCCGAGGACCTCCCGGCGCACCCGCATGCCGCGGGCGTGGCGGTCGGCGTCCTGCGGCATCAGCTGCTCCTCGTGAAGTGGTCCAGCAGGAGGTCGTTGACCAGCTCCGGCTGCTCGGCGTTGGCCAGGTGGGCCGCGTCGCCGAGCACTTCCAGCCTGGCACCCGGGACCGCCGACGCGATGCGCTCGGCGTGCGGCGGGGGAGTGGCCGGGTCGTCGCGTCCGGCGATGACCAGCGTCGGAGCCGTGATCCGGGGCAGCTCCTCCAGCAGGTCCATGGACGCGATGGCTTCGCAGCAGCCGGCGTAGCCCTCGTCGTCGCAGCCGCGGAGCATCCCGCCGAACTTGGCGACGACGTCCGGCCGTTCGGCGAGGGCAGGGGTGAACCACCTGGGCAAGGACGCTTCCACCACGGCTGTGGTGCCATGTTCGCGCACCAGCGCGGCCCGGTCGCGCCAGTTCCGCGGCGGGCCCAGCTCGGCGGAGGTGCAGATCAGCGCCAGCGCGGCGATCCGGTCCGGGGCGTGCTCGGCCAGCCACATCCCCGTCATGCCGCCGATCGAGACCCCGGCGAAGTGCGCCCGCCCGATCTCGAGGTGATCCAGCAGCTCGAGCACGTCACCGGCGAGGTCCCGCAGGTCGTACGGACCGGGTTTGGCCGGGGTGCCGCCGTGTCCGCGCTGGTCGTAGCGCAGCACGCGGAAGCGCCGCGCCAGCGCGGGCACCTGCTCGTCCCACAGCGCGAGGTCGGTGCCGATCGAGTTGGACAGCACGACGACGTCGGCGTCCTCGGGTCCGGTCAGCTCGTGGTGGACGGTCAACACTCCTCCTGTTCGGCGAGGGCGCGGTCCACGAAGGCGGTGGCCGAGCCGAGGTAGGCCGACGGGTCGGTGGCCCCGAGCACGTCGTCGCGCGAGAGCACCCCGCGCACGCGGGGGTCGTCGAGCAGTTCGTCGCGCAGGGTGGTTCCCCGCTCGACGGACTGGCGGCACAGCCGTCCGACGAGGTCCTGCGCGTCGTTGCGGCCCAGCGACGGCGTGAGCGCGGCAGCCGCGCTCTCGGCCATCACCAGGCCGCGGGTGAGTTCGAGGTTGGCCGCCATGCGGTCGGCGTCCACGCGCAGGTCCGACAGCAGGTGCCGGGTCCGCGACGCCGCCGACCCGATGAGCCCGAGCAGCTCGGTGAGCGGTTCCCACTCGGCCTGCCAGGCCCCGGCGGCCCGTTCGTACTCCTGCGGCATGGCCGACAGCAGCGAGGACACCAGGCCCGGCACCCGCTCGGTCGCCGCGGAGACGAGCACCGCGTCGACCGGGTTGCGCTTGTGCGGCATCGCCGAGGACCCGCCGGGCGCGCCCTCGGCCAGCTCGCCGACCTCGGTCTGGGCGTGCAGCTTCACGTCGAGCGCGATCTTGCCCAGGACGCCGGCCGCGGTACCGAGCGCGCCGGCGAGCTCGCCGACGCGGGTGCGGTCGGTGTGCCACGGCACGACGGGCTCGGCCAGTCCGAGCTCACCCGCCAGCAGCCCGAGCACCTTCGGGCCGTCGGCACCGAGCGAGGCGAGGGTTCCCGCCGCCCCGCCGAACTGCACGGCGAGGCGCTCCCGGCGCACCCGTTCGAGCGCGGCCGTCGCCTCCCGCACCGCCGTCAGCCAGGTCGCGCAGCGGCAGCCGAAGGTCGTGGGCAGCGCCTGCTGGAGCAGCGACCGCGCGATCATCACGGTTCCCCGGTGCTCGCGGGCCAGCCGCTCGCACTGCCGCGCGACCTCGTGCAGGTCGGCGACGACCGTTTCCAGGGCGCGGCGCACCACCAGCATCGCGGCGGTGTCGACGACGTCCTGGCTGGTCGCTCCCCGGTGCACGTGCGCGGCGGCCGACGGCCCGACCAGCTCGGTCAGGTCGCGGACCAGGGCGATGACCGGTGTCGCCGAGGAGGCCGCGCGGCGCGCGATCGAGTCGGCGTCGAACAGCTCGGCCCGGCAGTGCCGGACGATCTCGCGAGCGGCCTCCGCGGGGAAGACCCCCGCCGAGGCCTGCGCGGCGGCCAGCGCGGCCTCGAAGTCCAGCATGGCCTGCAGCCACGCGGTGCGGTCGGTCGCCGCGGTGACTTCCGGCGTGCCGAACATCGGACCGAACAACGATTGCCTCCTCAGAGCGCGAAGAAGACGGTCTCGCCGGGGCCCTGCAACCGGATGTCGAAGCGCAGGCCGTCCTCGTCCGCCGCCGCGATCAGCGTCGGCCTGCGGTCTTCGGCCACCGCGCCCAGGACCGGGTCGGCGGCGTTGGCCTGCTCCTCGTCGGGGAAGTACACCCGGGTGACGACGCGGTTGAGCAGGCCGCGCGCCAGCACGGTGACGTCGATGTGCGGTGCCTCCGTCCCGCCGTCCGGTGTGGGCAGCGGCCCCGGCTTGACCGTGCGGAATCGGAACCGGCCCTCGGGATCGGTTCCGCACCGCCCGAAGCCGCGGAACCCGCCGGACGTGCCGGGCCGCGGGTCGTCGGGGTGGTCGAACCGCCCTTCGGCGTCGGCCTGCCAGATCTCCAGGACGGCGTCCGGCACCGGGTCGCCGTTGCCGTCCAGCACCCGGCCGTGCAGCACGACGGCGCCGGCGGTGCCTTCGGGCACCACGTCCGGGCCGTCCGGCCACAGCAGGCCGTCGGGCAGCGCGTAGAACGGACCCACCGTCTGCGACGGCGTGGTCTCGAGGCTTTCAGCCGCCATCAGTCGTCGTCCTCTTCCTCGTCCTCGAACACGCTGGCCTCGGTGCCCCGCAGCACGATGTCGAAACGGTATCCGAGCGCCCACTCCGGCACGGTTGTCTCCAGGTCGAACCGCGAGATCATCCGATCCCGGGCCTTCGGGTCGCGCACCGAGTTGAAGATGGGGTCCTGGCCGAACAGCGGGTCGCCCGGGAAGTACATCTGGGTGATCAGGCGCTGGGTGAACGCCTGGCCGAACAGCGAGAAGTGCAGGTGCGCCGGACGCCACGCGTTGTCGTGGTTGCGCCACGGGTAGGCACCGGGCTTGATCGTG is a window of Saccharopolyspora erythraea NRRL 2338 DNA encoding:
- a CDS encoding FadR/GntR family transcriptional regulator, translated to MAGQDDPGRDDAAGWRPVARARTYELVIDRVEEQIRTGALRVGDRLPAERDLAGMLGVSRAAVREALRALEAQGVLRMSVGTGPESGTIVAAMPSQALTRFLRLHVALANFPMHNVVEARVMLERESARNAALRATAEDLEELAGLLDAMDEAGSDRERFNELDTAFHVAIAEAGGNRLVADMTIAIRESMRRPLLRAFVELGESWPSVADGLRDDHRAIHQALRDRDEALAEQRMVEHIRGFYARVPGTAGFG
- a CDS encoding IclR family transcriptional regulator; this encodes MDETTEPTTGYVQSLARGLLVIRAFNESHPQMSLSEVARATGLSRAAARRFLHTLVHLGYVWTDGRVFGLTPRVLELGFAYLSSVSLPEIAQPHLERLVAEVHESASVSVLDGTDIVYVARVPTSRIMTVSINIGTRFPAYATSMGRVMLAHLPEEELDAYFDQVQLEQLAPHTITTASGLRRELERIRAQGWSLVDQELEAGLRSIAAPIRGKSDRVVAAINVSSHAARTSDTHARQVFLPPLLETAARIGADLRMAPSGANPLAR
- the pcaC gene encoding 4-carboxymuconolactone decarboxylase codes for the protein MPQDADRHARGMRVRREVLGDAHVDRAVEGTTEFTAPFQEFITHYAWGELWSGDGVDRPTRSMLTLAVLAATGCEEEFAMHVRAARRNGVSPEQIREVLMHVAVYAGVPRANRAFAIANTIVREETGS
- the pcaD gene encoding 3-oxoadipate enol-lactonase, whose translation is MTVHHELTGPEDADVVVLSNSIGTDLALWDEQVPALARRFRVLRYDQRGHGGTPAKPGPYDLRDLAGDVLELLDHLEIGRAHFAGVSIGGMTGMWLAEHAPDRIAALALICTSAELGPPRNWRDRAALVREHGTTAVVEASLPRWFTPALAERPDVVAKFGGMLRGCDDEGYAGCCEAIASMDLLEELPRITAPTLVIAGRDDPATPPPHAERIASAVPGARLEVLGDAAHLANAEQPELVNDLLLDHFTRSS
- the pcaB gene encoding 3-carboxy-cis,cis-muconate cycloisomerase, which produces MFGPMFGTPEVTAATDRTAWLQAMLDFEAALAAAQASAGVFPAEAAREIVRHCRAELFDADSIARRAASSATPVIALVRDLTELVGPSAAAHVHRGATSQDVVDTAAMLVVRRALETVVADLHEVARQCERLAREHRGTVMIARSLLQQALPTTFGCRCATWLTAVREATAALERVRRERLAVQFGGAAGTLASLGADGPKVLGLLAGELGLAEPVVPWHTDRTRVGELAGALGTAAGVLGKIALDVKLHAQTEVGELAEGAPGGSSAMPHKRNPVDAVLVSAATERVPGLVSSLLSAMPQEYERAAGAWQAEWEPLTELLGLIGSAASRTRHLLSDLRVDADRMAANLELTRGLVMAESAAAALTPSLGRNDAQDLVGRLCRQSVERGTTLRDELLDDPRVRGVLSRDDVLGATDPSAYLGSATAFVDRALAEQEEC
- the pcaG gene encoding protocatechuate 3,4-dioxygenase subunit alpha, producing the protein MAAESLETTPSQTVGPFYALPDGLLWPDGPDVVPEGTAGAVVLHGRVLDGNGDPVPDAVLEIWQADAEGRFDHPDDPRPGTSGGFRGFGRCGTDPEGRFRFRTVKPGPLPTPDGGTEAPHIDVTVLARGLLNRVVTRVYFPDEEQANAADPVLGAVAEDRRPTLIAAADEDGLRFDIRLQGPGETVFFAL